The Bombus huntii isolate Logan2020A chromosome 1, iyBomHunt1.1, whole genome shotgun sequence genome contains a region encoding:
- the LOC126864306 gene encoding uncharacterized protein LOC126864306, protein MTQDETIMTKIQKVEDTLNESMYKVDVLKKRLKTKLLTMETREELESKLEEIQEVLVKNEEKLKSLRRQNTKSFMVAASMIFACFLLYGLYVLFYGTI, encoded by the exons ATGACGCAGGATGAAACGATTATGACAAag ATACAGAAGGTAGAAGATACATTAAATGAATCCATGTACAAAGTGGATGTGTTGAAAAAAAGACTGAAGACGAAATTGCTCACAATGGAAACTCGTGAGGAATTAGAGTCGAAACTGGAAGAAATTCAGGAGGTActtgtaaaaaatgaagagaaattaaaaagcttAAGGAGACAAAATACAAAGTCATTCATGGTAGCAGCAAGCATGATTTTTGCATGTTTTCTGCTCTATGgtttatatgtattattttatggaACGATATAA
- the LOC126864288 gene encoding pyrimidodiazepine synthase-like: MSLKHLATGSVAPPIVSGKIRLYSMRFCPYAQRIHLVLDAKHIPHDVVYINLTNKPEWLLEKSPLGKVPCIELEGGETLYESLVIAEYLDDAYPQNKLYPGNPLARAKDKLLIGRFNSVINTLYKLYVSTSIDRDIFDEVLSELGLFERELVSKGTPFFHGSSPGMLDFMIWPWWERSDVVRVLRGDQFTIPRDRFKRLLEWKSAMKENPVVRASYLDTEVHAKYMRSRRAGTPQYDLVTA; the protein is encoded by the exons ATGAGTTTGAAACACTTGGCTACCG GATCAGTTGCCCCGCCCATTGTATCTGGAAAAATACGTTTGTATAGCATGCGATTTTGTCCGTATGCCCAAAGAATTCATTTAGTACTTGACGCGAAACATATACC ACATGATGttgtttatattaatttgACAAATAAACCTGAATGGTTACTAGAAAAAAGTCCTTTGGGCAAAGTTCCTTGTATAGAATTGGAAGGAGGAGAAACATTATATGAAAGCCTTGTGATTGCTGAATATTTGGATGATGCATATCCACAAAACAAACTTTATCCTGGTAATCCCCTTGCTAGAGCTAAGGATAAGTTGTTAATTGGTAGATTTAACTCTGTTATAAATACTTTGTATAAG ttatATGTCAGTACATCTATAGACAGAGACATATTTGATGAAGTCTTATCAGAATTGGGTCTTTTTGAAAGAGAACTTGTATCAAAAGGAACACCATTCTTTCATGGTAGTTCTCCTGGTATGTTAGATTTTATGATATGGCCATGGTGGGAGAGATCTGATGTAGTTAGAGTTTTACGTGGAGATCAGTTTACTATACCACGTGATAGGTTCAAGAGATTG TTGGAATGGAAATCTGCCATGAAGGAGAATCCTGTTGTTCGAGCTAGTTACTTAGATACCGAAGTACATGCTAAGTACATGCGAAGTCGTCGTGCTGGAACGCCACAGTACGATTTAGTTACTGCTTAA